From the Nitrospirota bacterium genome, one window contains:
- the purE gene encoding 5-(carboxyamino)imidazole ribonucleotide mutase, with amino-acid sequence MKPQVLIVMGSDSDLPVMEGAEEILKMFHISYEITVASAHRTPERAIRIASGAEKKGVDVIIAGAGMAAHLAGVLAAHTILPVIGVPIDASSLKGMDSLLSTVQMPPGIPVATMAIGKAGAKNAAILSAQIIARKNADTAKKLREHKKQMAEDVEKKATTLKNRSSRR; translated from the coding sequence ATGAAACCGCAGGTACTGATTGTTATGGGAAGCGACTCTGATCTTCCTGTCATGGAGGGTGCAGAGGAAATCCTCAAGATGTTTCACATTTCCTACGAAATAACTGTTGCCTCTGCCCACAGAACACCTGAACGCGCCATACGAATCGCTTCCGGTGCCGAGAAGAAGGGGGTCGACGTTATTATTGCCGGAGCAGGCATGGCAGCCCACCTCGCAGGGGTGCTTGCAGCCCACACAATTCTCCCGGTCATCGGCGTCCCCATAGACGCCTCTTCCCTCAAGGGTATGGACTCACTTCTCTCGACCGTTCAGATGCCGCCCGGCATACCTGTTGCAACAATGGCAATAGGCAAAGCCGGGGCAAAAAATGCCGCGATTCTCTCAGCCCAGATTATTGCCCGGAAGAATGCTGATACTGCAAAAAAATTAAGAGAACACAAGAAGCAGATGGCTGAGGATGTTGAGAAAAAAGCCACAACACTGAAAAACCGAAGCTCGCGGAGATGA
- a CDS encoding ARMT1-like domain-containing protein yields MRVHLDCFPCFLRQSLIALRLGTADESLQKDILLSIMDTLRQADTARPPAYTTTFIHRKIRQLLGRDPFGDIKAEYNRISLGMYPSLKAEVEKSQDPLWTGARLAIAGNVIDFGIFTSVDIEGTVRRALNSRIAVDDYTAFRDAIAETEEILYLADNAGEIVFDRILAETLMQHGKKVRVVVKGSPVINDATRTDAEQSGLTGICEVTDNGSDAVGTILEMTTPDFQDMFRQARLIISKGQGNFETLLGTGKNIFFLFQSKCDVLSRELGLPTGSMLLRKS; encoded by the coding sequence ATGAGGGTTCACCTCGACTGCTTTCCCTGTTTTTTGCGTCAGTCACTGATTGCGCTCAGGCTGGGCACTGCTGATGAATCATTGCAGAAAGACATTCTCCTGAGCATTATGGATACCCTCCGTCAGGCAGATACTGCCCGACCACCCGCATATACCACTACATTCATTCACCGGAAGATTCGGCAACTGCTTGGCAGAGATCCTTTCGGGGATATCAAAGCCGAGTATAACCGGATCTCTCTCGGAATGTATCCTTCCCTGAAAGCCGAGGTCGAAAAGAGTCAGGATCCTCTCTGGACAGGTGCCAGGCTTGCGATTGCCGGCAATGTCATAGACTTCGGGATCTTCACTTCGGTGGATATCGAAGGGACTGTCCGCAGGGCGCTGAACAGCCGGATAGCGGTCGATGACTACACTGCGTTCAGAGATGCCATTGCAGAAACGGAAGAAATCCTCTACCTCGCGGACAATGCGGGCGAGATCGTGTTTGACAGGATTCTGGCCGAAACCCTCATGCAGCACGGCAAGAAAGTCAGGGTAGTCGTGAAAGGCTCACCGGTGATAAATGATGCAACACGGACTGACGCAGAGCAATCGGGCCTCACGGGAATCTGCGAAGTAACCGATAACGGCTCCGATGCAGTCGGCACAATCCTTGAGATGACAACACCCGATTTTCAGGATATGTTCAGGCAAGCCCGGCTGATTATCAGCAAAGGACAGGGAAACTTTGAGACACTCCTTGGGACCGGAAAAAACATATTTTTTCTGTTCCAATCCAAATGCGATGTGCTCTCTAGAGAACTGGGGCTTCCAACTGGCTCAATGCTGCTCAGAAAATCCTGA
- a CDS encoding RNA-binding protein, translated as MSKRLYVGNISFKTTEDEVRDLFSQAGEVVSVKLIKDAATGRLRGFGFVEMSTNEEAQKAVTQLNGTMFMDRNIVVNEAKPQERREKGRPRARGGFDIRGGRR; from the coding sequence ATGAGTAAGAGGCTTTATGTCGGCAATATCTCCTTCAAAACAACTGAAGATGAGGTAAGGGATCTGTTTTCCCAGGCGGGTGAAGTTGTTTCTGTCAAGCTGATCAAAGATGCAGCAACCGGCAGACTGAGAGGATTCGGCTTTGTGGAGATGTCCACGAACGAAGAAGCACAGAAGGCGGTAACTCAGCTGAACGGCACCATGTTCATGGACAGAAATATTGTGGTAAACGAGGCAAAACCGCAGGAGAGAAGGGAGAAAGGCCGCCCGAGAGCGCGTGGTGGTTTTGATATCCGGGGGGGACGAAGATAA
- a CDS encoding HEAT repeat domain-containing protein, producing the protein MLIGIPVQRLYNNCGHGSERKVLAEEILGMRCRRTSLRLHACNCKGIFVVIYPLMERTDPEMFDLKKMIADYMEGGLLDNIVDMYKHDAGLYQYVGDLMTDERMRVRIGATALMEILGKEDPENISQAVPFILPLLKDENPVTRGDAAYTLGLIGNREAISFLHELTNDENADVRAIAAEAIQEINGNLQAR; encoded by the coding sequence ATGCTGATCGGAATTCCTGTACAGAGATTATACAACAACTGCGGGCATGGTTCAGAGAGAAAAGTTCTTGCTGAAGAAATACTGGGAATGCGTTGCCGGAGAACATCCCTCAGACTCCATGCCTGCAACTGCAAAGGAATCTTTGTGGTAATATATCCACTGATGGAACGAACTGATCCCGAAATGTTTGATCTGAAAAAAATGATCGCAGATTATATGGAAGGCGGCCTGCTTGACAACATCGTTGATATGTACAAACATGATGCCGGATTATATCAATATGTCGGGGATCTTATGACTGATGAAAGAATGAGGGTAAGGATCGGCGCAACAGCTCTTATGGAAATTCTCGGGAAGGAGGATCCTGAAAACATTTCACAGGCAGTTCCATTTATTCTTCCTCTTTTGAAGGACGAAAATCCCGTTACAAGGGGAGATGCGGCCTATACTCTCGGACTGATCGGCAACAGGGAGGCAATTTCTTTTCTTCATGAACTGACAAATGACGAAAATGCTGATGTGCGTGCAATTGCAGCAGAAGCGATTCAGGAAATCAACGGGAATCTTCAGGCCCGATAG
- the cysS gene encoding cysteine--tRNA ligase: protein MKIYNTFTGKKEIFTPLVPGRVTIYACGVTVYDYCHIGHARSAIIFDVIRRYLTYKGLNVTYVRNFTDIDDKIITRAHEAGIPWDEVARTYTDAYYEDMDMLGVGRADIEPKATEHIREIIDIVRGLIDKGHAYESDGSVYFAVDTFPEYGKLSKRDTEEMMAGARVDIDERKRNPMDFVLWKKSKEGEPFWESPWGLGRPGWHIECSAMSIKHLGESFDIHGGGADLLFPHHENEIAQSEAYTGKAFASYWVHNGFITIDKEKMSKSLGNFFTIREVLQKFDPEVVRFFLLSTHYRSPIEFSHEQLREAESSLDRYYTTVTRMNDFASSPGGQDDDSPGGKTLKDVLSSFKGKFHEAMDDDFNTALTLGHIYEVIREVNRFLDSKPRSTRDREVVILAKELILEAGNVLNLFHRTPNDWYLSLMKVRLIGISEEDILEKIRARQEARLNKDWQSADTIRKELEEKGIILEDKKDRTDWKVKVG, encoded by the coding sequence ATGAAGATATATAACACATTCACCGGAAAAAAGGAGATTTTCACCCCTTTGGTCCCCGGCAGGGTCACGATCTACGCCTGCGGGGTAACTGTGTATGACTATTGTCACATCGGTCATGCGCGAAGCGCGATTATCTTCGATGTCATCAGGCGATACCTGACATATAAGGGTTTGAACGTCACCTATGTCCGGAATTTCACGGATATCGATGACAAGATTATCACCAGGGCACATGAGGCAGGCATCCCCTGGGATGAGGTGGCAAGAACATATACCGATGCATACTATGAGGACATGGACATGCTCGGGGTCGGAAGAGCTGACATAGAGCCGAAAGCGACAGAACACATCAGGGAAATAATAGATATTGTACGGGGACTCATTGACAAAGGGCATGCATACGAATCTGACGGCAGCGTATATTTTGCCGTGGATACATTCCCTGAGTACGGGAAGTTGTCGAAAAGGGATACAGAGGAAATGATGGCCGGGGCGAGAGTTGATATTGATGAAAGGAAGAGAAACCCGATGGATTTCGTCCTCTGGAAAAAGTCAAAGGAAGGGGAACCTTTCTGGGAAAGTCCCTGGGGGCTGGGAAGACCGGGCTGGCATATTGAATGCTCTGCCATGTCGATTAAGCATCTTGGGGAAAGTTTTGATATCCACGGGGGCGGCGCTGATCTGCTTTTTCCCCATCATGAAAATGAGATCGCCCAATCTGAAGCTTACACCGGAAAGGCTTTTGCGTCATACTGGGTGCATAACGGATTTATTACCATCGATAAGGAGAAGATGTCGAAGTCGCTTGGCAACTTTTTTACAATCAGAGAGGTCCTTCAGAAATTCGATCCGGAAGTTGTCAGGTTCTTTCTGCTCTCAACACATTATCGGAGCCCGATAGAGTTTTCCCATGAACAGTTGCGCGAAGCAGAAAGTTCCCTTGACAGATATTATACAACGGTTACACGGATGAATGATTTCGCAAGCAGTCCAGGGGGGCAGGATGATGATTCGCCGGGAGGAAAAACGCTGAAGGATGTCCTCTCTTCATTTAAAGGCAAGTTTCACGAAGCCATGGACGATGACTTCAATACAGCCCTAACGCTCGGACACATTTATGAGGTTATTCGCGAGGTTAACAGGTTTCTTGACAGCAAACCCCGTAGCACCAGGGACAGAGAGGTCGTAATACTGGCAAAAGAGCTTATCCTGGAAGCCGGAAATGTCCTGAATCTCTTTCACAGAACACCCAATGACTGGTACCTGTCTTTAATGAAGGTCCGTTTGATCGGAATTTCAGAAGAAGATATCCTTGAAAAAATCAGGGCCCGTCAGGAGGCGAGGTTGAATAAAGACTGGCAATCCGCGGATACCATACGAAAAGAACTTGAAGAAAAAGGCATTATCCTTGAAGACAAGAAAGACAGGACTGACTGGAAGGTCAAAGTCGGATAA
- the rlmB gene encoding 23S rRNA (guanosine(2251)-2'-O)-methyltransferase RlmB: MKTRKTGLTGRSKSDNEWIYGFNPVMEALRAGRHVKSVVVSSGRHEKVSELLQEAGTRNIPVSFSDPVFFDRTFRKGHQGVAAEVAIKGFVPLDELLVLPLRHKEIPLFLVLDCIEDPRNLGAILRAADASGVHGVVTQEHRTVSLGAGVSKVSAGAVEYVPVSRVVNIKHALHAMKEQDITIVGTDAGAETLLWDIDFTVPLALVIGSEGKGIRKTVSSMCDFLVGIPMKGRINSLNVSVAAGILFFEILRQRMKKN, from the coding sequence TTGAAGACAAGAAAGACAGGACTGACTGGAAGGTCAAAGTCGGATAACGAGTGGATATACGGCTTCAATCCTGTCATGGAGGCGTTGAGAGCCGGAAGACATGTCAAGTCCGTCGTCGTGTCTTCAGGAAGGCACGAAAAGGTATCTGAATTGCTGCAGGAAGCGGGGACAAGAAACATCCCGGTCAGCTTCTCTGATCCGGTATTTTTCGATCGAACATTCAGAAAGGGACATCAGGGGGTTGCAGCAGAAGTTGCTATTAAGGGATTTGTTCCTCTGGATGAGCTCCTTGTTCTACCATTGCGACACAAGGAGATACCGCTGTTCCTGGTACTGGACTGCATCGAAGACCCGCGGAATCTCGGTGCGATATTGAGGGCTGCAGACGCTTCCGGCGTTCATGGCGTCGTGACTCAGGAACACCGCACTGTGAGTCTCGGCGCGGGAGTCTCGAAGGTCTCGGCAGGAGCAGTTGAGTATGTTCCTGTTTCCCGGGTCGTCAATATCAAACATGCGCTCCACGCAATGAAAGAACAGGACATCACTATTGTCGGGACAGACGCAGGAGCAGAGACCCTGCTGTGGGACATTGACTTCACCGTGCCGCTCGCTCTTGTTATCGGCTCGGAAGGAAAAGGGATACGAAAGACGGTCAGCAGCATGTGCGACTTCCTCGTCGGTATCCCGATGAAGGGACGGATAAACTCGCTTAACGTCTCGGTTGCTGCCGGTATACTTTTTTTTGAGATATTGCGGCAAAGAATGAAAAAAAACTAG
- a CDS encoding GTP-binding protein, whose translation MAKAKFERVKPHANIGTIGHVDHGKTTLTSAITKVLAM comes from the coding sequence ATGGCAAAGGCTAAGTTTGAGAGGGTAAAGCCTCATGCGAACATAGGGACGATAGGGCACGTAGACCACGGGAAGACGACATTGACATCGGCGATCACGAAGGTACTGGCGATGAA